A single window of Cheilinus undulatus linkage group 12, ASM1832078v1, whole genome shotgun sequence DNA harbors:
- the hnrnpl gene encoding heterogeneous nuclear ribonucleoprotein L isoform X2 encodes MAAAAGRYYGEGGRATKRQKTEDGGMTTESYDDPHKPLPSPVVHIRGLVDGIMEADLVEALQEFGAISYVVMMPKKRQALVEYEDMNGSCNAVNYAAENQVYIAGHPAFINYSTSQKISRPGDSDDTRSVNNVLLLTIINPIYPITTDVLYTICNNCGPVQRIVIFRKNGVQAMVEFDSVQSAQRAKASLNGADIYSGCCTLKIEYAKPTRLNVFKNDQDTWDYTNPNLSGQDPNANPNKRQRQPALLGDHPPDYGGPQGGYHGYNDDSYGPPPPHRMGPGMGGRGRGSTRYGPGYGPPPPEYGPHADSPVLMVYGLEPSKINADKVFNIFCLYGNVERVKFMKSKPGAAMVEMGDCYSVDRAITHLNNNFLFGQKLNVCVSKQQAIVPGQCYQLEDNTSSFKDFHGSRNNRFTSPEQAAKNRIQHPSNVLHFFNAQPDISTEIFNQVCDELGIKKPESVKLFTGKSERSSSGLLEWESINDAMEALAMMNHYQMKNPSGPYPYTLKLCFSTTHHAN; translated from the exons ATGGCTGCTGCTGCGGGCAGGTACTACGGAGAAGGCGGCAGAGCAACGAAAAGACAGAAAACCGAAGACGGAGGAATGACAACG GAGAGCTACGATGACCCTCATAAACCGCTGCCTTCCCCGGTGGTACACATCAGGGGCCTGGTTGACGGTATTATGGAGGCAGACCTGGTGGAGGCCCTGCAGGAGTTTGGGGCTATCAG TTACGTGGTCATGATGCCAAAGAAGCGCCAAGCGCTGGTTGAGTACGAGGACATGAACGGCTCCTGTAATGCTGTAAACTACGCAGCAGAGAACCAGGTTTACATAGCAGGACACCCTGCCTTCATCAATTACTCCACCAGCCAGAAGATCTCCAGGCCTGGAGACTCTGATGACACCCGGAGCGTCAACAATGTGCTGCTGCTCACCATCATCAACCCCATCTACCCTATCACCACG GATGTTCTCTACACCATCTGTAACAACTGTGGTCCAGTACAGAGGATTGTCATCTTCAGAAAGAATGGTGTTCAGGCCATGGTCGA GTTTGATTCGGTGCAGAGCGCACAGAGGGCCAAAGCATCTCTGAATGGGGCAGACATCTATTCTGGCTGCTGCACCCTCAAAATCGAATATGCCAAG CCCACACGCCTTAATGTGTTCAAGAATGACCAGGACACGTGGGACTACACCAACCCAAACCTCAGTGGCCAAG ATCCTAATGCCAACCCCAACAAACGCCAGAGGCAGCCTGCTCTGCTGGGAGACCACCCACCAGATTACG GTGGCCCTCAGGGAGGTTATCACGGCTACAATGATGACAGCTATGGCCCTCCTCCTCCCCACCGCATGGGGCCAGGTATGGGAGGGCGTGGTCGTGGTAGCACACGCTATGGCCCTGGATATGGACCACCACCCCCAGAGTACGGCCCTCATGCTGACTCACCGGTTCTGATGGTTTATGGCCTGGAGCCCTCGAAGATCAACGCTGACAAGGTCTTCAACATCTTCTGTCTGTACGGAAACGTGGAGCGG GTTAAGTTTATGAAGAGTAAACCTGGAGCAGCGATGGTGGAGATGGGAGACTGTTACTCTGTGGACAGAGCCATTACTCATCTCAACAACAACTTCCTTTTTGGACAGAAACTCAATGTTTG TGTGTCCAAGCAGCAGGCCATCGTCCCAGGACAGTGCTACCAGTTAGAGGAcaacaccagcagcttcaaagaTTTCCATGGATCCCGCAACAACCGTTTCACCTCCCCGGAGCAGGCCGCCAAGAACAGAATCCAGCATCCCAGCAACGTCCTTCACTTCTTCAACGCACAGCCCGACATCTCAACAGAGATCTTCAACCAG GTCTGTGATGAACTGGGAATAAAGAAACCAGAAAGTGTGAAACTTTTCACTGGAAAGA GTGAGCGAAGTTCATCTGGTCTTTTGGAGTGGGAATCCATCAACGATGCCATGGAAGCTCTTGCCATGATGAACCATTACCAGATGAAAAACCCCA gtggGCCTTACCCATACACACTGAAGCTGTGTTTCTCTACTACACACCATGCCAACTAA
- the hnrnpl gene encoding heterogeneous nuclear ribonucleoprotein L isoform X1 has product MAAAAGRYYGEGGRATKRQKTEDGGMTTESYDDPHKPLPSPVVHIRGLVDGIMEADLVEALQEFGAISYVVMMPKKRQALVEYEDMNGSCNAVNYAAENQVYIAGHPAFINYSTSQKISRPGDSDDTRSVNNVLLLTIINPIYPITTDVLYTICNNCGPVQRIVIFRKNGVQAMVEFDSVQSAQRAKASLNGADIYSGCCTLKIEYAKPTRLNVFKNDQDTWDYTNPNLSGQDADGEGNWNNSQDPNANPNKRQRQPALLGDHPPDYGGPQGGYHGYNDDSYGPPPPHRMGPGMGGRGRGSTRYGPGYGPPPPEYGPHADSPVLMVYGLEPSKINADKVFNIFCLYGNVERVKFMKSKPGAAMVEMGDCYSVDRAITHLNNNFLFGQKLNVCVSKQQAIVPGQCYQLEDNTSSFKDFHGSRNNRFTSPEQAAKNRIQHPSNVLHFFNAQPDISTEIFNQVCDELGIKKPESVKLFTGKSERSSSGLLEWESINDAMEALAMMNHYQMKNPSGPYPYTLKLCFSTTHHAN; this is encoded by the exons ATGGCTGCTGCTGCGGGCAGGTACTACGGAGAAGGCGGCAGAGCAACGAAAAGACAGAAAACCGAAGACGGAGGAATGACAACG GAGAGCTACGATGACCCTCATAAACCGCTGCCTTCCCCGGTGGTACACATCAGGGGCCTGGTTGACGGTATTATGGAGGCAGACCTGGTGGAGGCCCTGCAGGAGTTTGGGGCTATCAG TTACGTGGTCATGATGCCAAAGAAGCGCCAAGCGCTGGTTGAGTACGAGGACATGAACGGCTCCTGTAATGCTGTAAACTACGCAGCAGAGAACCAGGTTTACATAGCAGGACACCCTGCCTTCATCAATTACTCCACCAGCCAGAAGATCTCCAGGCCTGGAGACTCTGATGACACCCGGAGCGTCAACAATGTGCTGCTGCTCACCATCATCAACCCCATCTACCCTATCACCACG GATGTTCTCTACACCATCTGTAACAACTGTGGTCCAGTACAGAGGATTGTCATCTTCAGAAAGAATGGTGTTCAGGCCATGGTCGA GTTTGATTCGGTGCAGAGCGCACAGAGGGCCAAAGCATCTCTGAATGGGGCAGACATCTATTCTGGCTGCTGCACCCTCAAAATCGAATATGCCAAG CCCACACGCCTTAATGTGTTCAAGAATGACCAGGACACGTGGGACTACACCAACCCAAACCTCAGTGGCCAAG ATGCTGATGGTGAAGGCAATTGGAACAATTCACaag ATCCTAATGCCAACCCCAACAAACGCCAGAGGCAGCCTGCTCTGCTGGGAGACCACCCACCAGATTACG GTGGCCCTCAGGGAGGTTATCACGGCTACAATGATGACAGCTATGGCCCTCCTCCTCCCCACCGCATGGGGCCAGGTATGGGAGGGCGTGGTCGTGGTAGCACACGCTATGGCCCTGGATATGGACCACCACCCCCAGAGTACGGCCCTCATGCTGACTCACCGGTTCTGATGGTTTATGGCCTGGAGCCCTCGAAGATCAACGCTGACAAGGTCTTCAACATCTTCTGTCTGTACGGAAACGTGGAGCGG GTTAAGTTTATGAAGAGTAAACCTGGAGCAGCGATGGTGGAGATGGGAGACTGTTACTCTGTGGACAGAGCCATTACTCATCTCAACAACAACTTCCTTTTTGGACAGAAACTCAATGTTTG TGTGTCCAAGCAGCAGGCCATCGTCCCAGGACAGTGCTACCAGTTAGAGGAcaacaccagcagcttcaaagaTTTCCATGGATCCCGCAACAACCGTTTCACCTCCCCGGAGCAGGCCGCCAAGAACAGAATCCAGCATCCCAGCAACGTCCTTCACTTCTTCAACGCACAGCCCGACATCTCAACAGAGATCTTCAACCAG GTCTGTGATGAACTGGGAATAAAGAAACCAGAAAGTGTGAAACTTTTCACTGGAAAGA GTGAGCGAAGTTCATCTGGTCTTTTGGAGTGGGAATCCATCAACGATGCCATGGAAGCTCTTGCCATGATGAACCATTACCAGATGAAAAACCCCA gtggGCCTTACCCATACACACTGAAGCTGTGTTTCTCTACTACACACCATGCCAACTAA
- the LOC121518386 gene encoding interferon regulatory factor 2-binding protein 1-like, with product MSSASQSSSRRQWCYLCDLPKMPWAMLWEFSEAVCRGCVNYDGADRIELLIETARQLKSTHGVLDGRSPGPPQGKPSSAGPIEAGRQHAERLERGRGEYGVSSRLPNGLHRAEDVALSEGSRQSPNTRRAVVGAVPSLHSTIPHALIAQGLVAAPHGLLAPLSGSRAGATPIAVSAGPIMGEAGRRQAVSLGVGASTSALVGIDPAVWRNNEVMAELNEVARSRVEGWPNRPKAVRDVLVALSSCVPFNVRFRKDHNLVGRVLAFDASSTPEFELKVFVEYPAGSGMIFSGVPDLVRQMFRDSAKDAGKAVNSGLRYVEYEKRQGSGDWRGLSELLNEGVRMFKEPPIPEVLPQPDPGMPMAAAGRPGPAKGTTRRRKASPGSENGESEGRPDHPSREPWPRGAYPGMEPLPGIAAPQEGPPRLHSQPSPISALMGVADSLSSSQMARDSPSMSTAHSSSAGRPTTSSSPSTASTSASQSAIGQGLSVAGQSSNTSAGESTSSGQGTLLCCTLCRERLEDTHFVQCPSVPHHKFCFPCTRGFIRSQGQGGEVYCPSGERCPLAGSTVPWAFMQGEISTILAGDGDVTVKKESDP from the coding sequence ATGTCCTCCGCCTCGCAGTCTTCCTCCAGACGGCAATGGTGCTACCTCTGCGATCTGCCCAAGATGCCCTGGGCCATGCTGTGGGAGTTTAGCGAGGCAGTCTGCCGAGGATGTGTCAACTACGACGGCGCGGACCGGATAGAGCTCCTCATCGAGACGGCCCGGCAGCTGAAGAGCACACACGGGGTTTTAGACGGCAGGTCCCCTGGTCCTCCGCAGGGCAAACCCAGCTCTGCGGGGCCCATTGAAGCTGGGCGGCAGCATGCAGAGCGTTTAGAGAGGGGGAGGGGTGAGTATGGGGTGTCTTCTCGCCTACCTAACGGGCTCCACAGAGCTGAAGATGTGGCTCTGTCTGAGGGCAGCAGACAGAGCCCGAACACCCGCAGGGCTGTAGTGGGGGCAGTCCCTAGTCTGCACAGCACCATACCTCATGCTTTGATAGCCCAGGGCTTAGTAGCAGCTCCACATGGTCTGTTAGCCCCATTATCAGGCTCCAGGGCTGGGGCCACTCCTATTGCAGTTTCAGCTGGCCCCATTATGGGTGAAGCTGGCAGGAGGCAGGCTGTGTCTCTGGGTGTGGGTGCCAGCACCTCAGCCCTGGTGGGTATAGACCCTGCAGTGTGGAGGAACAATGAGGTGATGGCTGAACTGAACGAAGTGGCCCGCAGCAGAGTGGAAGGCTGGCCCAACCGTCCCAAAGCAGTGCGGGATGTCCTGGTCGCTCTCAGCAGCTGTGTCCCCTTCAATGTTCGCTTCAGGAAAGACCACAACCTGGTGGGCCGGGTCCTGGCCTTTGATGCCAGCAGCACTCCAGAGTTTGAGCTGAAGGTGTTTGTGGAGTATCCTGCCGGCTCGGGGATGATCTTCTCAGGAGTCCCAGACCTGGTCCGACAGATGTTTCGAGACTCGGCCAAAGATGCGGGTAAAGCGGTGAACTCTGGGCTTCGATATGTGGAGTACGAGAAGAGGCAGGGTTCAGGAGACTGGCGTGGGCTGTCTGAGCTGTTAAATGAAGGTGTTCGAATGTTTAAAGAGCCGCCGATTCCAGAGGTTCTCCCACAGCCCGATCCAGGGATGCCTATGGCGGCTGCTGGACGCCCTGGACCCGCAAAAGGCACAACTAGACGCCGCAAAGCTTCCCCAGGCTCAGAGAACGGAGAGAGTGAAGGGAGACCCGATCACCCCAGCAGAGAGCCGTGGCCCCGAGGTGCTTACCCAGGCATGGAGCCCCTTCCTGGCATAGCCGCTCCTCAGGAAGGTCCGCCCCGTCTTCACAGCCAGCCCTCGCCAATTTCAGCGCTGATGGGTGTCGCAGACAGCCTGAGCTCCAGTCAGATGGCCAGAGACAGCCCCAGCATGTCCACAGCTCACTCCTCCTCTGCAGGGCGTcccaccaccagcagcagccccTCCACtgcctccacctcagcctctcAGTCAGCCATAGGGCAAGGTCTGAGCGTGGCGGGGCAGAGCAGTAACACCAGCGCCGGGGAGTCCACGAGCAGCGGTCAGGGCACACTGCTCTGCTGCACCCTCTGCAGAGAGCGCCTTGAGGACACCCACTTCGTCCAGTGTCCGTCTGTCCCGCACCACAAGTTCTGCTTCCCCTGTACCCGAGGGTTCATCCGCAGCCAGGGCCAGGGTGGGGAGGTGTACTGCCCCAGCGGAGAGCGCTGTCCCCTGGCTGGATCCACCGTGCCTTGGGCCTTCATGCAGGGAGAGATCTCCACCATCCTGGCCGGAGACGGAGATGTGACGGTAAAGAAGGAGAGCGACCCTTGA